From Micromonospora echinospora:
ACGCTCACCGCGCAGCAGCAGCGTGATCCGGGCCAGCCCGGCGACGTCCACCGCTACCAGCTCCGCGCGCAGCTTCTCGCCCAGCGCGGCGAGCACCGCCAGGCCGGCCCGCGTACCCGGGTCGTCGGGGCCCGGCCGGGCCACCTTGACCAGCGGCAACCCGCCCGGCGCCCGGTCCAGGCGCTGGAAGACCACACCCGAGCCGTCGACCACCACGAAGCCGTCACCCTGCGGCACCGCCGCCACCGGCGTGCGCTCCTGCACCCGGATCACCAGCGTGCCCGGCCACTCCCGCTCCACAGTGGCGCGGGCCACCGGCGGCAGCGTGCCGACCCGGCGCGCGGTAGCGGCCAGGTCCACCCGGGCCAGCGGCTCGTTGTCCCGTACCGCCGCCGCGTCGCGGATCTGCACCGGGGTGACCAGCCGCGCGCCGACCACCCGTACCTCGCGCACGCCGAACAGGCCGGTGCCCAGCACCGTCCACGCCACCAGGCCCGCGACGGTCAGCACCGCGGCCGCCACCGCCCAGGGCAGCGCGGCGCGCATCCGCCGCTGCCGGGCCCGGGCCATGAACCGGCGGGTGGACGGCGGCACGGCGTCCGAGTTGGCCCGCACGAGCTGCCAGCGCCGCGCCGGGCTGCGCCGGCCCGCCCCGCCGTCCGAGCCGGGGGTGCGGCCGCGGGCCGGGCCGGGACTCATCCGGCGGTGGTCGCCGCGCCGTCCGGGCCGACGCCGGCGCCGAGCTCCGTGCCGCCGCCGGAGCGGGCCAGCAGCGCGTCGAGCAACTGGTCACCCATCAGCGAAGTCGGCGGCGCGCCCATTGTCACCACCACGTCGCCGGCCCGGGCCCGGCGGGCCACCTCGGCCGGCACGTCGTCCCACGCCTCGACGAACACCTTGCGCTCGGCCGGCAGCGGCACGTCCTGGATCAACGCGGCCGAGCCCTCACCGGGGCGGCGCGCCTCGCCGGGGCCGAACACCTCCAGCAGCACCACCTCGTCGGCGATGCCGAGCGCCGCGGCGATCTCCGCATGGTTGTCGCGGGTGCGGTAGAGCCGGTACGGCTGGAACACCACGATCAGCCGGCCGTCGCCGGCCACCTCACGCAGCGTCTGCAGCGCCAGCGTCATCGAGGTCGGGTGGTAGGCGTACTCGTCGTAGACCAGCACGCCGTCGGCCACGCCCTTGCGCTCGAAGCGCCGCCGCACGCCGGGGAACGCGCCGAGCGCGGCCTCCGCCGCCGAGACCGGCAGCTCCAGCAGGTACGCGGCGAGCACCGCGGCGCCGCTGTTGAGCGCCATGTGCCGCCCCGGTACGGGCAGCCGGAACTCGCCGAACGCCCGGCCCTCGATCTCGGCCTGGTAGCGCACGCCGTGCGCGGACGAGACCACCTCGCTCATCCGCAGGTCCGCGTCGGCGGACTCGCCGTACGTCCAGACCCGGCGGCCCTCGGCGCGCAGCGTCTCGGCCAGCCGCCGCCCGCCCGGGTCGTCCGCGCAGGTGACCACGAAGCCGGCCGGGTCGGTGAGCCGGGCGAACTCGGCGAAGGCCGCCTCCAGCGTGGCCAGGTCGCCGTAGGTGTTGAGGTGGTCCGCCTCGACGTTCGTGATGATCGACACGAACGGGCGGTAGATGAGGAAGGAGCGGTCGCTCTCGTCCGCCTCGACCACGAAGTGCTCGCCGGTGCCGTGGTGTGCGCCGGAGCCGACCTCGGAGATCTCACCGCCGATCACGAAGGACGGATCGGTGCCGGCCTGCTGGAGCACCATGGTGACCATCGAGGTGGTGGAGGTCTTGCCGTGGGTGCCCGCCACCGCCACCGTGCGGCGGCCGGTCATCGCGGCGGCGAGCGCTTCGGAGCGGTGCAGCACCCGCAGGCCCCGTCGGCGCGCCTCGACCATCTCCAGGTGGTCCTGCGGGATCGCCGAGGAGTAGACGACCGTGTCCACCCCGTCGAGGTTGGACGTTTCGTGGGCGGAGTGGATGGTGCCGCCGAGCGCCCGCAGGCCGGCCAGCGACGGCCACTCCCGCAGCTCGCTGCCGGAGACCGGCAGGCCACGGGTGAGGAACAGCCGGGCCAGCCCGGCCATCCCGACCCCGCCCACGCCGATCAGGTGGATCCGGCCCAGATCCTCCGCGGTCATGGTGCCGGCGGGGGTGAACTGCACGGTGTTCATCAGACGTACCTTCCCGTCACGGCGCCCCGCATCAGCGGGCCACCGCCTCGTAGACGAAGTTCAGCAACGCCACGTCGCCGTCGCGGCGGCCGTAGCCGGCTGCGGCGTGGCTCATCGCCCAGAGCCGCTGCGGGTCCCGGATCAGCGGGATCACCGTCCGCTCCACCCAGGCCGGGGTCATCTCGGCGTCGTCGACCAGCAGGCCGCCGCCCGCCTCCACCACCGGCAGCGCGTTGCGCTTCTGCTCCTGGTTGCTGTGCGGGTAGGGCACGTAGACGGTGGGCAGGCCGATCGCGGCCACCTCGGCGCAGGTCATCGCGCCGCCCCGGGCCAGCATCAGGTCGGCGGCGGCGTAGCCCAGCTCCATCTCGGACAGGTAGGGCAGCGTGACGTACGGCACCGGCAGGTCGGTGGGCACCGAGACCGGCTCGTTGCGGGCGCCGATGACGTGCAGCACCTGCACGCCGTTGCGGGCCAGTTCCTTCGCCGCGCCGGAGACGGCCAGGTTGATCGAGCGGGCGCCCTGCGAGCCACCGGCGACGAAGAGCACCGGCAGGTCGGGGCGGAGTCCGAAGTGGGCGCGGGCGGCGTCACGCAGGGCGGCCCGGTCCAGCCCGGCGATGCCCCGGCGCAACGGCACCCCGACCACCCGGGCGTCGCGCAGCGCCTCGGCCTGGGCCGGCTGGTGCGGGAAGCCCACCGCGACGTTCTTGGTGAACTTCATCCCGAGCCGGTTCGCCACGCCCGGCGGCACGTTCACCTCGTGGATGACGATCGGCAGCTCCCGCCGCCACGCGGCCAGGTAACCGGGCACCGAGACGTACCCGCCGAAGCCGACCACGGCGTCGGCCTGGACCTCGTCGATCACCTTTCCCGCGGCGCGGGCCGCCTTCCACATCCGGTCCGGGGTACGCACCAGGCTCATGTTCACCGACCGGGGCAGCTGGTACGCCGGGATCTGCCGCAGGTCGTAGCCGGCCGGCGGGATCAGCTCGTTCTCCAGCCCCTTCGGTGTGCCCAGACAGGTGATCCGGACGCTCGGGTCGTGTCGGCGCAGGCAGTCGGCGAAGGCGAGCAGCGGATAGATGTGCCCGCCCGTACCCCCTCCGCAGAGCACCACCGAACGCAGCGGACCCATCAGCGTCTCCTCTCGCTCGCCGCGCCGGAGCGCGCCCGGTCGGACCGGGCGCCGCGGGGCGCGGCCTGGTCGTCCTGCCGCCGCTGCCGGGACCGGGGCACGGACCCTCGGTCGGCCGGAGGCGGCGCCGGTCGACGGCGCCGGCCGGGAAGCGGCGGCAACGGGGCCCACACTAGTCGGACCCATCGGGCGGGCGGACGGGCATGCAGCGCTCGCGCCGCGTCCGGCTCGGCGCGGGCGAAGGAGGCGAGCATGCCGATCGCGGCGAGGGTCACCACGAGGGCGCTGCCGCCGTCGGAGATGAACGGCAGCGGTACGCCGGTCAGCGGCAGCAGCCCGGTCACGCCACCGATGTTGATGACGGCCTGGCCGACCAGCCAGGCGGTCACGCCGGCGGCGGCGAGCCGGCGGAACGGGTCCTCGACCCGGCGGGCGATGCGCATCCCGGTGTACGCGAGCACGGCGAACAGCACCAGGATCACGGTGCAGCCGACCACCCCCAGCTCCTCGGCGATGATGGCGAAGATGAAGTCGTTGTGCGCCTCGGGCAGCCAGCCGTACTTGAAGCTGCTCTGGCCCAGGCCGACGCCGAACCAGCCGCCGTTGCCGATCGCGTAGCGGGCCTGCACGAGCTGGTAGCAGTAGTCCAGCTCCTGCTCGAAGCAGGTACGCGGGGACGGCGGGTCGAGCCACATGGTGAGGCGGCCGAGCCGGTAGTTGTCGGCGCCCCGGGAGCCGGAGCCGGCGCCGAGCGAGGCCGCGGCCACCAGCAGGCCGACGCCGGCCAGGCCGATCCCGGTGAGCGCGGCGAAGACCCGGGTCCGTACGCCCGCCGCCCAGAGCATGCCGACCACGAGCGCGAGCAGGCAGAGCATGCTGCCCAGGTCGTTGTAGCCGACCAGCACGAACAGCAGGCCGACCACCGGGAACAGCGGGGTGGCCAGCTCCTTCCACCAGCCCAGCGCCGCGCCCTTGCGGGCGAGCACGTGCGCGCCCCACAGCGCCAGCGCGAACTTCGCCACCTCGACCGGCTGCACGGAGATCGGGCCGAGGTAGAGCCAGAGCAGGTGCGCCTTCAACGGCCCGATCGACGCCACCCCGAACAGCGAGTTCAGCGCCACCAGCAGGTTGAGCAGCAGCAGCAGCGCCACCGCCACACCCAGCGCCGGGCGGCTGACCGCGCGGAACGTGCGCGCGGGCAGCCGCTGGCAGGCCCAGAACGCGCCGATGCCGATCACCGCGAAGACGGTCTGCTTGGTCAGCGACGCCGCCGCGTCGCCGTCCATGACGTAGTCCCGCACGCTGGTCGCGGAGAAGACCATCGTGAGGCCGATCAGCAGCAGCAGGCCGGCGCTGGACAGCAGCAGGTAGTAGGAGGCCAGCGGCCGGGCCAGCAGACCGCGCAGCGCGGCCAGGCCACCGGCCGGGTCCCAGCGCGCCGCCGGCGGGTCGGCCGGGGGCGTGGCCGCCGGCGCACGGCGGGCCGGCGGGTCGGTGGTCACCTGGTTGTCTCGTCCCTCCCCCACAGGCCCATCATGGCCGCTCGGCCCGCCCGCCCGTGGCGCAACCGCCCGGTCGGCGTGTCGGATCTGAAGGAAGGGCCCCTTATTAACAGACGTCTGTTAATAAGGGGCCCTTCCTTACACCCGGGGGCGTCAGCTCACCGCGGCGAGGAACTCGCTGTAGAACAGGCCCAGCGCGATGGCCACGCCGATGCCGGCGATGATCCAGAACCGGACGACGATGTTGACCTCGCTCCAGCCGGCCAGCTCGAAGTGGTGCTGCAGCGGCGACATCCGGAACACGCGCTTGCCGGTGGTACGGAAGGAGATGATCTGGATGACCACGGACATGGTGATGATCACGAAGAGGCCGCCCAGGATCGGCAGCAGCAGGATGGTGCGGGTGGACATCGCCATGCCGGCGATCAGGCCGCCCAGCCCGAGCGCGCCGGTGTCGCCCATGAAGATCCGCGCCGGGGACGTGTTCCACCAGAGGAAGCCCACGCAGGCGCCCGCGGCCGCGCCGGCGATCAGCGCGATCTCCAGCGGATCGCGCACGGTGTAGCAGTACGCCTCGGTGTAGTTCGGGTCGGCGCACCAGTGCCGGTACTGCCAGAACGCGATGAGCGCGTACGCCGCGAGCACCATCACCGAGGCGCCGGTGGCCAGGCCGTCCAGGCCGTCGGTGAGGTTGACGCCGTTGGTGGCCGCCATGACCACCATGATGATGACGATCACCGAGCCGATCTTGCCGATCTCCAGCGCCGGGATGTCCCGGATGAAGCTCAGCGTGGTGCTGGCCACCGTCTCGGTGTTCGTCGCGTTCCCGCCGGCGTCGGTCATGCTCGACGGGAAGTAGACCGCCACCGCGCCGAAGACCGCGCCGACCAGGATCTGCCCGGCCAGCTTGCCCCGCTTGTTGAGGCCGCCGCTGTGCCGCTTGCGCACCTTCAGGAAGTCGTCGATGAAGCCGACCGCGCCGGAGAACACCATCAGCCCCAGCAGCACCAGCGCCGTGATGGTCGGCTCGACCTGGGCGATCTGCGCGTCCGGCAGCGTGGTCAGGGCCAGGTGCCCGGCGACGTACGCGATGACCGTGGCCAGGATGAAGACCACGCCGCCCATCGTCGGCGTGCCCTTCTTGCCCTCGTTGCTGGCGAGCCCGAGGTTCGACCGGATCGGCTGGCCGGCCTTCAGCCGGGCGAACACCTTGATCGCGATCGGGGTGCCGAACAGCGAGATCAGGAACGCGACCCCGATGGCGACGATGACCGCCCTCATGCGGCGCCGCCCTCCGTCGCACCCTCGCGGGCGTCCGCGCGCAGCGCGTCGGCCACCTCCCAGGTCCGGTACCGGGAGCCCTTAACCAGCACCACGTCTCCCGGACGCAGCTCGCTCCGCAGCACCTCGACGGCCGCCGCCTGATCGCTGAGCAGCACCGACTCTCCTCCCCAATTGCCTACCGCTGTCGCGCCCTCGTGGATCGGCGCCGCCGGCTCGCCCACCACGAGCAGCCGGTCCACTCCCAGCTCGGCCGCGAGCCGGCCGACCTGCTGATGCCCCTCCCGTTCGAAGTCACCCAGCTCGGCCATGTAGCCGAGCACCGCGACCGTACGCCCCTGCCCGCGCATGCTGGCCAACGCCCGCAGCGCCACGCCGGTGGAGGCCGGGTTCGCGTTGTACGAGTCGTCGATCACGGTCACCCCGTCGGGACGCTCGAAGACGTCCATCCGCCGGGTGGAGACCAGGCCCAGCTCGTTCAGCGCCGCCGCCAGGTCCGGCAGCGCGAGGCCCAGCTCGCGACCGACCGCCGCCGCGGCGAGCGAGTTGGAGACCTGGTGCCGGCCGGTCAGCCCGAGCCGCACCGGCGCGCTCCCCTCCGGAATGACAAGCGTGTACGACGGCCGCCCCCGGCCGTCGAGCGTCACGTCCACGGCGCGCACGTCGGCGCGCTCCGACTCGCCGTAGCGCACCACCCGCGCCTGCGTACGCGCCGACATCGCGTCCACCCGCGGGTCGTCGGCGTTGAGCACCGCCAGCCCGTCCGCGGGCAGCGCCTCGACCAGTTCGCCCTTGGCGAGCGCGATGGTCTCCACCGAGCCGAACTCGCCCAGGTGCGCCACGCCGACGTTGAGCACCACCGAGATCCGGGGCGGCACCACCTCGCACAGGTACCGGACGTGCCCCACCCCGCGGGCGCCCTTCTCCATCACCAGGTAGCGGGTCTCGGGGGTGGCCTGCAACGCCGTGTACGGGTGCCCCAGCTCGTTGTTGAACGAGCCGGGCGGGGCCACTGTCGGGCCGAGCCGGACCGCGAGCTGGGCGATCAGGTCCTTGGTGGTGGTCTTGCCGGACGAGCCGGTCAGCCCGATCACTGTGAGCCCGGGCAACCGGTCGACGACGGCGCGGGCCAGCCGGCCCATCGCGTCGAGCGCGTCGCCGACGAGCACCATCGGCACGCCCGGCACCTCCCGGGTGCCGAGCACCGCCACCGCGCCCGAGGAGATCGCGCCGGCCGCGTAGTCGTGGCCGTCCACCTGCTCGCCGGGGAACGCGACGAAGAGCCCGCCCGGGGTGACCTTGCGGGAGTCGAACTCCACGGTGCCGGTGACCCGGCCGTCCGGGTCGGCGCCGGCCAGCCGGCCGTCGACAGCGGCGGCCACCTCGGCCAGCGTCAGCGGGATCACCGCTGACCCACCGGGTCGCCGAAGCGGGCGCGCAGCGCCGCCGCCAACTCCACCCGGTCGTCGAACGGCAGCACCTCGCCGCCGATCTCCTGGCCGCGTTCCTGGCCCTTGCCCAGCACCGCCACCACGTCACCCGGTTCGGCCACCCGGACCGCCTCCTCGATCGCCGCCCGCCGCCCGGGCACCTCGATGACGCGGGCCGGGGTCGCGGCGGCGTACGCGCCGGCCAGCACCTCGGCCCGGATCGCGGCCGGGTCCTCGGTCCGCGGGTTGTCGTCGGTCACCAGCACCACGTCGGCGCCGCGCGCGGCCACGCCGCCCATCACCGGCCGCTTGCCACGGTCCCGGTCGCCGCCGGCGCCCAGCACGCAGATCAGCCGGCCGCCGGTCAGGTCGCGCAGCGCGGTCAGCACCGCCTCGATCGCGTTGGCCTTGTGCGCGTAGTCGACCACCCCGCGTACCGGGGCGTCGCCGCTGACCAGTTCCAGCCGGCCGGGCACGCCGCCGCAGGCGGCCACGCCGCGCGCCGCGGTCTGCGCGTCCACCCCGACGGCGACCAGGAGGGCGACCGCCAGCAGCGCGTTCGCCACGTTGTGCCGGCCGGGCAGCGCCACGCCGGTGGGCAGCGTGAGCCCGTCCGGCCCGTGCAGCGTGAAGCGCTGCGCGTACCCCTCGCCGTCGACCCGGTCGGCCCACCAGGTCGCGGCCGGGTCGCCGGCCGCCGAGTAGGTGACGGTGCCGGGCTTGTACAGCGGACGCAGCGCCGGGTCGTCGTGGTTGAGCACCTCGACGCGGCAGCGGCCGTCGAAGAGCCGGGCCTTGGCCGCGAAGTAGTCGGCCTCGTCGGCGTGGAAGTCCAGGTGGTCGGAGCCGAAGTTGGTGTAGCCGCCGACGTCGAAGCGGACCCCGCCGACCCGGCCCATGGCGAGGGCGTGGCTGGACACCTCCATGACCACGGTGTCCACCCCGTGCTCGCGGGCCACCGCGAGCATGGCGTGCAGGTCGGTGGCCTCCGGGGTGGTCCGGACGCTGTCGATCACCAGGTCGCCGAGGCGGGTCTCCACGGTGCCGATCAGGCCGGTGACACGCCCGGCGGCGCGCAGCCCGGACTCGACCAGGTAGCTGGTGGACGTCTTGCCGGCGGTGCCGGTCACGCCGATCACGGTCAGGCCGGCGGTCGGGTCGCCGTAGACCGTCGCGGCCACCTCGCCGAGCGCCTCGCGCGGGTCGTCGACGACGAGCACGGGCAGGTCCGTGCCGGCGGCCAGCGCCACGCCGGCCGCGTCGGTGAGCAGCGCCACCGCGCCCGCCTCGGCGGCGGCGGCGGCGAACTCCGCGCCGTGGCGCCGGGCGCCGGGCAGGGCCGCGTACAGGTCGCCGGGGCGGACCTCCTGGCTGGCGTGGGTCACGCCGGTGACAGCCACCTCGGCGGCCCCCTCCGGCGGGGTCACCGCCACGCGGGCGGCGAGATCGCCGAGCCGTACGGGAAGCACGGTGGCGGGACGTGGATTGCCGGGCACGGCGTCAGACCCTACCCGGTCGTCCGGTTCCGACCGCACAGCCGCCCCGGTGGTTCGTCGCCACTCACCGATGATGTCCCGCCGTCCCCGCTCAGCGCGGAAAGACCTCGAACTTCGGGGACTTGTTGGTCAGCGACGGCGGCACCCGGTAGTGGCGGAGAGTGAAGCCCATCATCTCCCGGAACGCGGGCGCGGCGACCGCGCCGCCACCGCCACCGGGGCTCCACACGAAGACCGCCACCACGTACCGGGGGTTCTCCGCCGGGGCCATGCCGATGAACGAGCCGACCTCGCCGGGCTGCTGCTTGCCGTTGTCGTAGCGCAGCCCGGTGCCGGTCTTTCCGGCCACCCGGTAGCCGGGCACGGCGGCGGCCAGCCCGGTGGCCTGCCCCTCCGGACCGTCGACGGTGGTGACCGCCTCCATCATCCGGCGCAGCGCGGCCGCGTTGGCCGGACTGAGCACGGACCGGGTGGTCGGCTTCGCGGCGGGGCTGCGATCGCCGTCCGCGCCGACGGTCTCCTTGACCAGGTGCGGCTGCACGTACGTGCCGTTGTTGGCGATGGCGGCGTACGCGGCGGCCATCTGCAGCGGCGTGGCGTCCACGCTGTGCCCGATCGGCACCGACCCGTACGCCGAGCCGCTCCACTGGTCGGGCGGAAGCAGCCGGCCGGGTGCCTCACCCGGCATGCCCTCACCCGTCGCCTGGCCCAGCCCGAACCGCTTCTGGTAGTCGAACAGCCGTTCCTTGCCCAGCCTCTCGCCGATCTCGATGGTGCCGACGTTCGACGAGAAGGCGAGCATGCCGGGGATGCTCAGGGTGCGGCCGTCGACCGGGTGGGTGTCGCGGAAGGTGACCCCGCCCCGTTCGACGGTGTTGGCGACCGGGAACGCGGTGTCCGGGGTGATCACGCCTTCCTGGAGCGCCGCGCCGAAGGTGATGGCCTTGTGGATCGAGCCCGGGTCGACGACGAACGTGGTGGCCGCGTCGTCCCGGTCCGACGGCGAGCTGACCTTGGTGGGGTTGGCCGCGTCGTACGTCGGCTGGCTGGCCTGGGCCAGCACCTCGCCGCTGGGGATCTCGATGATCACCGCCGCGCCGACGCTGCCCTTCACCGCCGCCGTCTGCTTGGCCAGGATCCGCTGCGTCATGAACTGCAGGTCCCGGTCGACTGTGAGCTGCAGCGAGCTGCCCGGCTTCGGCTGGGTGGTCCGGCTGTAGCCGCCCGGGATCGGCGCGGCCAGGTCGCCCTGGCCCACCTCGTAGGTCCGTTTGCCGGCCTGCCCGCGCAGCACGTCGTCGTACTTGGCCTCCAGCCCTTCCAGGCCGTTCATGTCCTGGCTGACGAAGCCGATCAGGTTGGCGGCCAGGTCGCCGCCGGGCACCTCGCGCCGCTCGTCCCGGTGCGTGTTGATGCCGGCCAGGTCGAGCGCCATGATCTGCTTGGCGGTGCCGATCTCGACGCCCCGGGCCAGGTAGACGAACTGCAACGGGGTGTCGGTGCCGGGCAGGGTGCGCTCGCGCATCTTCTCGGCCAGGTCCGAGGCGGGCACGCCGAGCAGCGGGGACAGCGCCCGCGCGGTGGCGAACCGGTCCTTGACCCGGGTCGGGTCGGCGAAGACGTACCGGGCCTCCACGCTGTGCGCCAGCGGCTCACCGTTGCGGTCGAGGATCGCCCCGCGCGGGGCGGGCAGCTCGACCACGGCGAGCCGGTTGGGCAGGCCGCCGTCGGCGTACGCCGGGGTGTCGACGGTCTGGAGGTAGACCAGCCGCACGCCGATGCTGGCGAACAACGTCAGCGCCAGCAGCGTGCCGAGGCGCAGCCGCCGGCGCGGGTCACCGAGTCGCGGCGGCCGGCGCGGCTTGCGGACCGGGCGGCGCGGCTGGGCGGCGGGACGGCGCGGCTGGGACCGGCGGCGCGGCGGCGGCGCGTCCTCCTCGTCGTCGAACGGCTCCCGCACCGGGCGGGGCGAGACGGTCCGCACCACGCCCGCACGGCCGCCCGCCGCGGTGGCCCGGCGACCGGTCCGGCCGCCGTCACCCGCGGTATCGCGCTGGCCGCCGCGCCCGGTCCGGCCGCCGTCGAGCACCTGCAAGGCGGGCCGGAACGGGTCGCCGGACCGGGTGCTGCGGGGGGTACGCCGTTGCTCGGCGCCGCCGCCCTCGCGCACGGTCCGCCCGCGTGGGGTGTACGCCCGGGCGTCGGAGATCCCGCCGAGACCCGGCTCGCGCGGCTCCGACCCCCGCGACGATCCGCGCCGGGAGCCCGTGGCGTCCCGGCGCGGATCCTCCGATCTCGGCGGCACCGCTCAGCCTCCGTTGCCCTGCTGACTGGTGACCGACGGGGCGCCCTGGGCGGGGTGCGGCACCCCGATGGTCTGCCCGTCCGGCAGCCGGATGTAGGCCGGGTCCTCGGACTCGACCAGGCCCAGCTTGCGGGCGTTGGCGGTCAGGTTGCCCGGCGCCTTCTGGTCGGCGATCTCCTTCTTGAGCTCCTGCTCGTCCACGTCGAGCTTGGCCTGCTGCTGCTGGAGCTTCTCCAGCTTGAAGGCGTTCTCGTTGATCT
This genomic window contains:
- a CDS encoding cell division protein FtsQ/DivIB, translating into MSPGPARGRTPGSDGGAGRRSPARRWQLVRANSDAVPPSTRRFMARARQRRMRAALPWAVAAAVLTVAGLVAWTVLGTGLFGVREVRVVGARLVTPVQIRDAAAVRDNEPLARVDLAATARRVGTLPPVARATVEREWPGTLVIRVQERTPVAAVPQGDGFVVVDGSGVVFQRLDRAPGGLPLVKVARPGPDDPGTRAGLAVLAALGEKLRAELVAVDVAGLARITLLLRGERQVFWGDASRGADKSTVATALLSRKADRIDVSAPDVVTFE
- the murC gene encoding UDP-N-acetylmuramate--L-alanine ligase encodes the protein MNTVQFTPAGTMTAEDLGRIHLIGVGGVGMAGLARLFLTRGLPVSGSELREWPSLAGLRALGGTIHSAHETSNLDGVDTVVYSSAIPQDHLEMVEARRRGLRVLHRSEALAAAMTGRRTVAVAGTHGKTSTTSMVTMVLQQAGTDPSFVIGGEISEVGSGAHHGTGEHFVVEADESDRSFLIYRPFVSIITNVEADHLNTYGDLATLEAAFAEFARLTDPAGFVVTCADDPGGRRLAETLRAEGRRVWTYGESADADLRMSEVVSSAHGVRYQAEIEGRAFGEFRLPVPGRHMALNSGAAVLAAYLLELPVSAAEAALGAFPGVRRRFERKGVADGVLVYDEYAYHPTSMTLALQTLREVAGDGRLIVVFQPYRLYRTRDNHAEIAAALGIADEVVLLEVFGPGEARRPGEGSAALIQDVPLPAERKVFVEAWDDVPAEVARRARAGDVVVTMGAPPTSLMGDQLLDALLARSGGGTELGAGVGPDGAATTAG
- the murG gene encoding undecaprenyldiphospho-muramoylpentapeptide beta-N-acetylglucosaminyltransferase, with translation MGPLRSVVLCGGGTGGHIYPLLAFADCLRRHDPSVRITCLGTPKGLENELIPPAGYDLRQIPAYQLPRSVNMSLVRTPDRMWKAARAAGKVIDEVQADAVVGFGGYVSVPGYLAAWRRELPIVIHEVNVPPGVANRLGMKFTKNVAVGFPHQPAQAEALRDARVVGVPLRRGIAGLDRAALRDAARAHFGLRPDLPVLFVAGGSQGARSINLAVSGAAKELARNGVQVLHVIGARNEPVSVPTDLPVPYVTLPYLSEMELGYAAADLMLARGGAMTCAEVAAIGLPTVYVPYPHSNQEQKRNALPVVEAGGGLLVDDAEMTPAWVERTVIPLIRDPQRLWAMSHAAAGYGRRDGDVALLNFVYEAVAR
- a CDS encoding FtsW/RodA/SpoVE family cell cycle protein is translated as MAALRGLLARPLASYYLLLSSAGLLLLIGLTMVFSATSVRDYVMDGDAAASLTKQTVFAVIGIGAFWACQRLPARTFRAVSRPALGVAVALLLLLNLLVALNSLFGVASIGPLKAHLLWLYLGPISVQPVEVAKFALALWGAHVLARKGAALGWWKELATPLFPVVGLLFVLVGYNDLGSMLCLLALVVGMLWAAGVRTRVFAALTGIGLAGVGLLVAAASLGAGSGSRGADNYRLGRLTMWLDPPSPRTCFEQELDYCYQLVQARYAIGNGGWFGVGLGQSSFKYGWLPEAHNDFIFAIIAEELGVVGCTVILVLFAVLAYTGMRIARRVEDPFRRLAAAGVTAWLVGQAVINIGGVTGLLPLTGVPLPFISDGGSALVVTLAAIGMLASFARAEPDAARALHARPPARWVRLVWAPLPPLPGRRRRPAPPPADRGSVPRSRQRRQDDQAAPRGARSDRARSGAASERRR
- the mraY gene encoding phospho-N-acetylmuramoyl-pentapeptide-transferase; protein product: MRAVIVAIGVAFLISLFGTPIAIKVFARLKAGQPIRSNLGLASNEGKKGTPTMGGVVFILATVIAYVAGHLALTTLPDAQIAQVEPTITALVLLGLMVFSGAVGFIDDFLKVRKRHSGGLNKRGKLAGQILVGAVFGAVAVYFPSSMTDAGGNATNTETVASTTLSFIRDIPALEIGKIGSVIVIIMVVMAATNGVNLTDGLDGLATGASVMVLAAYALIAFWQYRHWCADPNYTEAYCYTVRDPLEIALIAGAAAGACVGFLWWNTSPARIFMGDTGALGLGGLIAGMAMSTRTILLLPILGGLFVIITMSVVIQIISFRTTGKRVFRMSPLQHHFELAGWSEVNIVVRFWIIAGIGVAIALGLFYSEFLAAVS
- a CDS encoding UDP-N-acetylmuramoyl-tripeptide--D-alanyl-D-alanine ligase, which codes for MIPLTLAEVAAAVDGRLAGADPDGRVTGTVEFDSRKVTPGGLFVAFPGEQVDGHDYAAGAISSGAVAVLGTREVPGVPMVLVGDALDAMGRLARAVVDRLPGLTVIGLTGSSGKTTTKDLIAQLAVRLGPTVAPPGSFNNELGHPYTALQATPETRYLVMEKGARGVGHVRYLCEVVPPRISVVLNVGVAHLGEFGSVETIALAKGELVEALPADGLAVLNADDPRVDAMSARTQARVVRYGESERADVRAVDVTLDGRGRPSYTLVIPEGSAPVRLGLTGRHQVSNSLAAAAVGRELGLALPDLAAALNELGLVSTRRMDVFERPDGVTVIDDSYNANPASTGVALRALASMRGQGRTVAVLGYMAELGDFEREGHQQVGRLAAELGVDRLLVVGEPAAPIHEGATAVGNWGGESVLLSDQAAAVEVLRSELRPGDVVLVKGSRYRTWEVADALRADAREGATEGGAA
- a CDS encoding UDP-N-acetylmuramoyl-L-alanyl-D-glutamate--2,6-diaminopimelate ligase gives rise to the protein MRSEPDDRVGSDAVPGNPRPATVLPVRLGDLAARVAVTPPEGAAEVAVTGVTHASQEVRPGDLYAALPGARRHGAEFAAAAAEAGAVALLTDAAGVALAAGTDLPVLVVDDPREALGEVAATVYGDPTAGLTVIGVTGTAGKTSTSYLVESGLRAAGRVTGLIGTVETRLGDLVIDSVRTTPEATDLHAMLAVAREHGVDTVVMEVSSHALAMGRVGGVRFDVGGYTNFGSDHLDFHADEADYFAAKARLFDGRCRVEVLNHDDPALRPLYKPGTVTYSAAGDPAATWWADRVDGEGYAQRFTLHGPDGLTLPTGVALPGRHNVANALLAVALLVAVGVDAQTAARGVAACGGVPGRLELVSGDAPVRGVVDYAHKANAIEAVLTALRDLTGGRLICVLGAGGDRDRGKRPVMGGVAARGADVVLVTDDNPRTEDPAAIRAEVLAGAYAAATPARVIEVPGRRAAIEEAVRVAEPGDVVAVLGKGQERGQEIGGEVLPFDDRVELAAALRARFGDPVGQR
- a CDS encoding peptidoglycan D,D-transpeptidase FtsI family protein; the protein is MPPRSEDPRRDATGSRRGSSRGSEPREPGLGGISDARAYTPRGRTVREGGGAEQRRTPRSTRSGDPFRPALQVLDGGRTGRGGQRDTAGDGGRTGRRATAAGGRAGVVRTVSPRPVREPFDDEEDAPPPRRRSQPRRPAAQPRRPVRKPRRPPRLGDPRRRLRLGTLLALTLFASIGVRLVYLQTVDTPAYADGGLPNRLAVVELPAPRGAILDRNGEPLAHSVEARYVFADPTRVKDRFATARALSPLLGVPASDLAEKMRERTLPGTDTPLQFVYLARGVEIGTAKQIMALDLAGINTHRDERREVPGGDLAANLIGFVSQDMNGLEGLEAKYDDVLRGQAGKRTYEVGQGDLAAPIPGGYSRTTQPKPGSSLQLTVDRDLQFMTQRILAKQTAAVKGSVGAAVIIEIPSGEVLAQASQPTYDAANPTKVSSPSDRDDAATTFVVDPGSIHKAITFGAALQEGVITPDTAFPVANTVERGGVTFRDTHPVDGRTLSIPGMLAFSSNVGTIEIGERLGKERLFDYQKRFGLGQATGEGMPGEAPGRLLPPDQWSGSAYGSVPIGHSVDATPLQMAAAYAAIANNGTYVQPHLVKETVGADGDRSPAAKPTTRSVLSPANAAALRRMMEAVTTVDGPEGQATGLAAAVPGYRVAGKTGTGLRYDNGKQQPGEVGSFIGMAPAENPRYVVAVFVWSPGGGGGAVAAPAFREMMGFTLRHYRVPPSLTNKSPKFEVFPR